In Gimesia sp., the following are encoded in one genomic region:
- a CDS encoding redoxin domain-containing protein: protein MSIGRIIFLTGFALLVTFSRSLPAADAPSVELALTFKPIQQDIEIETPEKSEYGRCKVEVEQSKKSSGWIVYGPNGQVLRRFVDTNGDNVVDQWRYFNRGLEVYRDIDANYNNKVDASRWMNLAGTRWGLDKNEDGIIDEWKMISPEEVTRVAISALAKNNTKVFESLLITDDELSASGIKNPFADKISESTKAASAKIPELLSKSKMLSSDTVWVRFDGAMPGLIPADDVKTDKDLQVFENVMAIVDTKGKSGLVQFGELIRVGDAWRLTQAPLPIEGESIQVTEGGTLMQPVAGASTLPTNSTVGLSKEMQGLLDELQKLDQNGPSPEQGPQAVARYNADRVAIIEKLIAASKNEDERSQWTRQMVDGLAAAVQTVGYKDGLTQLKRIRDEVQKSSQDQDLVAYVTYRTLLADYSTQLQSTQSDKLRDVQTWWLTQLEDFIKKYPNSDDSAEAMLQLAVTQEFSGKVAESKKWYTKLVESHASSEAGTRGAGALRRMNLAGQELELSGKGLAGGGIDAKQYRGKVLLVIFWSSWCKPCTEDLPQIQDLYNKYHSQGFDVLGINLDATPELAETYIKQHKVAWAHIHEEGGLESAPARDFGVISLPTMFLVDKSGKVVNRSATVADVKKALPDLLK from the coding sequence ATGTCTATTGGTCGCATAATCTTCCTCACTGGTTTTGCCCTCCTGGTTACATTCTCCCGTTCGCTACCCGCGGCGGATGCCCCCTCTGTTGAACTGGCACTCACCTTCAAGCCGATTCAGCAGGACATCGAAATCGAAACGCCTGAAAAATCGGAGTACGGTCGCTGCAAGGTCGAAGTCGAACAGAGCAAGAAGAGCTCTGGCTGGATCGTTTACGGCCCGAATGGCCAGGTCCTGCGTCGCTTCGTCGACACCAACGGAGACAACGTGGTCGATCAATGGCGGTATTTCAATCGCGGCCTGGAAGTCTACCGGGACATTGATGCGAACTATAACAACAAGGTTGATGCATCGCGCTGGATGAATCTGGCAGGGACCCGCTGGGGCCTCGATAAAAATGAAGACGGAATCATTGATGAATGGAAAATGATTTCGCCCGAAGAAGTCACCCGGGTTGCCATCAGCGCACTGGCGAAAAATAACACAAAGGTTTTCGAATCGCTGCTGATCACCGATGATGAGCTGTCCGCGTCCGGGATTAAGAATCCCTTCGCCGACAAGATTAGTGAATCAACCAAAGCGGCTTCCGCGAAGATTCCCGAACTGCTCTCGAAATCGAAAATGCTCTCGTCCGATACGGTCTGGGTTCGCTTCGACGGTGCAATGCCTGGATTGATTCCCGCCGACGATGTAAAAACCGATAAAGACCTGCAGGTCTTTGAAAACGTGATGGCCATTGTCGACACCAAGGGGAAAAGTGGGCTGGTGCAGTTCGGTGAACTGATCCGCGTTGGCGACGCCTGGCGTCTGACCCAGGCACCGCTGCCCATTGAAGGTGAATCGATTCAGGTCACCGAAGGGGGCACACTGATGCAGCCTGTTGCCGGTGCCAGCACACTGCCTACCAACTCAACGGTTGGCCTCTCGAAAGAAATGCAGGGGCTGCTGGATGAATTGCAGAAACTGGATCAGAACGGCCCCTCTCCCGAGCAGGGTCCGCAAGCCGTCGCCCGCTACAATGCAGACCGGGTGGCGATCATCGAAAAACTGATTGCTGCTTCCAAGAACGAAGACGAACGTTCCCAGTGGACGCGACAGATGGTTGACGGTCTGGCCGCCGCCGTTCAGACGGTAGGCTATAAGGACGGCCTCACTCAACTGAAACGGATTCGCGACGAAGTCCAGAAGTCCTCACAGGATCAGGACCTGGTGGCTTACGTCACTTACCGGACCCTGCTCGCTGATTACAGCACCCAGTTACAGAGCACGCAGAGCGATAAACTCCGCGATGTGCAGACCTGGTGGCTGACACAGCTCGAAGACTTCATTAAGAAATATCCGAATTCCGATGACTCTGCAGAAGCAATGCTGCAGCTGGCAGTCACCCAGGAATTCAGCGGTAAAGTTGCCGAGTCCAAGAAATGGTACACGAAACTGGTCGAGTCTCACGCCAGTTCGGAAGCAGGCACCCGTGGTGCAGGCGCCTTGCGACGCATGAACCTGGCTGGCCAGGAACTGGAGCTGTCAGGCAAAGGTCTGGCCGGAGGCGGCATTGATGCCAAACAGTATCGCGGCAAAGTGCTGCTGGTCATCTTCTGGTCCAGCTGGTGTAAACCCTGCACGGAAGACCTGCCTCAGATTCAGGACCTCTACAACAAGTACCACAGCCAGGGCTTTGATGTACTGGGGATCAACCTCGACGCCACCCCGGAACTGGCTGAAACCTATATCAAACAGCACAAAGTGGCCTGGGCTCACATCCATGAAGAGGGTGGCCTGGAAAGTGCCCCTGCCCGGGACTTTGGTGTGATCTCCCTGCCGACCATGTTCCTCGTGGACAAGTCGGGCAAGGTCGTCAACCGCAGTGCCACCGTGGCTGATGTCAAGAAAGCCCTGCCCGATCTGCTGAAGTAG
- a CDS encoding RluA family pseudouridine synthase: protein MSDELSSPPELSTEPIEITVEARAHGWRIDHYLCRLYPNYTRVLFQKAIKQEAVLVNGLPVKAARRMRVNDRVSVRLPELPDNQLPPEDIPLDIIYEDDFIAVINKPSDMIVHPGKGNYAGTLAGALQHHFDQLSDVAGQFRPGIVHRLDRNTSGLLVVAKDNQVHARLSAQFEKREVQKEYRAIVWGRMEFDTDYIETFMCVHPRHREKMIVCDEGGNARDAFTYYEVIQRYKAFSYVRLKPRTGRTHQLRVHMQHIGHPIVADRVYGGRITLKMKDLSVQAEADAAELESDILIERQALHAYRLEFSHPHSGKPMQFEAPLPEDMQQTLAALDQYQKEN from the coding sequence CGAACTTTCGTCACCGCCGGAACTCTCCACCGAGCCGATCGAAATTACTGTCGAGGCACGCGCTCATGGCTGGCGGATAGATCATTATCTCTGTCGCCTGTATCCGAATTACACCCGCGTCTTATTCCAGAAAGCGATCAAGCAGGAAGCGGTGCTGGTCAACGGCTTGCCCGTCAAAGCTGCCCGCCGCATGCGAGTCAACGACCGGGTCTCGGTTCGCCTGCCTGAGCTGCCCGATAATCAGCTTCCCCCGGAAGACATTCCGCTGGATATCATTTACGAAGACGACTTTATCGCCGTCATCAATAAGCCTTCGGATATGATCGTCCATCCCGGCAAAGGCAACTATGCGGGAACACTGGCAGGAGCCCTGCAGCATCACTTCGATCAGCTCAGCGATGTCGCCGGCCAGTTTCGGCCCGGAATCGTCCATCGTCTCGACCGGAATACCAGCGGTCTGCTGGTTGTCGCCAAGGATAACCAGGTTCACGCCCGTCTGAGTGCCCAGTTCGAAAAGCGGGAAGTTCAGAAGGAATACCGGGCGATTGTCTGGGGACGCATGGAATTCGACACCGATTACATCGAGACGTTCATGTGCGTGCATCCCCGACACCGGGAGAAAATGATCGTCTGTGATGAAGGGGGCAATGCCCGCGACGCGTTCACTTATTACGAAGTGATTCAGCGTTACAAGGCGTTTAGCTACGTGCGACTCAAACCCCGCACCGGGCGCACCCACCAGCTGCGGGTACATATGCAACATATCGGCCATCCCATTGTGGCGGACCGCGTGTATGGCGGCCGGATCACTCTGAAAATGAAGGATCTGAGCGTGCAGGCCGAGGCGGACGCCGCGGAGCTGGAAAGCGACATTCTGATCGAACGACAGGCCCTGCATGCCTATCGTCTGGAATTTAGTCATCCGCACAGTGGAAAACCGATGCAGTTTGAGGCACCATTACCAGAAGATATGCAACAGACCTTAGCCGCCTTGGACCAGTATCAGAAGGAAAATTGA
- a CDS encoding GNAT family N-acetyltransferase, with protein MMQIIEADLSEPRNAAAVVTLLNSYACSPEGGGKPLPQTVQENLAPRLHQRNDAVVVLAFDEETPVGLIICIEGFSSFACQPLLNIHDVYVAPEFRGTGLAGQLFEFVEQIARARGCCKLTLEVLEGNQRAQAAYRKFGFNGYELDPQMGRALFWEKKL; from the coding sequence CTGATGCAGATTATCGAAGCCGACTTGAGTGAACCCCGTAACGCTGCGGCGGTGGTGACTCTGCTCAACAGCTACGCCTGTTCGCCGGAAGGGGGCGGCAAACCGTTGCCACAAACGGTGCAGGAGAATCTGGCTCCGCGTCTGCATCAGCGTAACGATGCAGTGGTCGTCCTCGCGTTTGACGAAGAGACACCCGTCGGCCTGATTATCTGCATTGAAGGATTCTCCTCGTTCGCCTGTCAGCCTCTACTGAATATCCACGATGTGTATGTTGCTCCGGAGTTTCGCGGCACCGGTCTGGCCGGGCAGCTGTTTGAATTCGTTGAACAGATCGCCCGGGCACGGGGCTGCTGCAAACTTACGCTGGAAGTGCTGGAAGGAAATCAGCGTGCCCAGGCGGCTTACCGTAAATTCGGTTTCAACGGCTACGAACTGGATCCTCAAATGGGACGCGCACTGTTCTGGGAAAAGAAGCTCTAA
- the amrB gene encoding AmmeMemoRadiSam system protein B has product MQSFLKQHPLPSSSSEQQKGSTSMQSDSTTARIELSPEHHQKLLQKAAAVVVGTATRTVPAEIALEDLENMVINGAFVSLKRQGQLRSCCGNFGQPLPLGQALHQAAIRAAKDDPRFPPISPSEIEQLDVEVWLLSDLELVEEQGLERLKAVQVGLHGLQIRADGRSGLLLPGVPLDHGWSEEEFLNQTCIKAGLPPTAWKDPGTTLLRYQGVSCKAKLVEMLEAPLEKAAPQILSHREFAQYQQYIQSTIEALRLGQVPSYYCPQVSDANIQGVALILIHGSTAEELVLSKWALKQSFPMQSTVFSMCQQLAQIIARQNLRPGEFQVKLVLATDPALHGPVEGLALEDFDSRNRSLFVMEGQKTGWFYQREETAAEIIARAQESLSLMQLETAQVASMATQSAVSRFEIVNRPRAELGTEIRPTGVAGTFYPADPQSVEMQLDELFRDEAEPQTWAAAMVPHAGWKYSGKIAAEVLQRIKLPSTIIVIGPKHTREGVEWAVAPHKVWQLPNGNLEADVTLARRLAEEIPGLELDAAAHRSEHAIEVELPLIKRLAPDSHVVGIAIGGGNLQQCDAFAAGLARVIEQLDEPPLLLISSDMNHFATDAENRRLDQLALEKMDALDPDGLLETVRAQHISMCGVLPAVIVMKTLQKMGKLSQVERVGYATSGDVTGDRSRVVGYAGLLIN; this is encoded by the coding sequence ATGCAGTCATTTTTGAAACAGCATCCACTTCCTTCTTCTTCCAGCGAACAGCAGAAAGGTTCCACGTCGATGCAAAGCGATTCCACTACTGCCAGGATCGAACTTTCTCCCGAACATCATCAAAAACTTCTGCAGAAAGCGGCTGCGGTGGTAGTGGGAACAGCGACTCGCACCGTGCCGGCCGAGATCGCTTTGGAAGATCTAGAGAACATGGTCATCAACGGCGCATTTGTCAGCCTCAAAAGACAAGGACAGCTGCGGTCCTGCTGTGGTAACTTCGGTCAGCCGCTTCCGCTGGGACAGGCGCTCCACCAGGCAGCCATCCGCGCCGCGAAAGACGACCCGCGGTTTCCCCCTATCTCACCAAGTGAAATCGAACAACTGGACGTCGAAGTCTGGCTGCTCTCCGATCTCGAACTGGTAGAAGAACAGGGCCTCGAACGTTTGAAAGCGGTTCAGGTCGGCCTGCATGGGCTGCAGATTCGCGCCGATGGCCGCAGCGGATTATTACTGCCCGGCGTGCCATTGGACCATGGCTGGAGCGAAGAGGAATTTCTGAACCAGACCTGCATCAAGGCAGGGCTCCCTCCAACCGCATGGAAAGATCCGGGGACCACCCTGCTCCGCTATCAGGGCGTTTCCTGTAAGGCCAAGCTGGTGGAGATGCTGGAAGCGCCGCTGGAGAAAGCGGCGCCTCAGATTCTGAGTCACCGCGAGTTCGCTCAGTACCAGCAGTACATTCAGTCAACGATCGAAGCATTACGACTGGGACAGGTTCCTTCCTACTACTGCCCGCAAGTCTCGGATGCCAACATTCAGGGAGTGGCCCTGATTCTGATTCACGGCAGTACTGCGGAAGAACTGGTGCTCTCTAAATGGGCCTTGAAACAGTCGTTCCCGATGCAGTCGACCGTCTTCTCCATGTGTCAGCAGCTCGCGCAGATTATTGCCCGCCAGAATCTGAGGCCGGGTGAATTCCAGGTCAAACTGGTCCTGGCGACTGACCCCGCCCTGCATGGCCCGGTCGAAGGGCTTGCGCTGGAGGACTTCGATTCCCGCAACCGCAGTCTGTTTGTGATGGAGGGTCAGAAAACGGGCTGGTTCTATCAGCGGGAAGAGACCGCAGCCGAAATCATCGCCCGGGCACAAGAGTCACTGTCGCTCATGCAGCTGGAAACGGCCCAGGTCGCCAGTATGGCCACACAGTCCGCTGTGTCCCGGTTTGAGATCGTCAATCGGCCCCGGGCAGAACTGGGTACGGAAATCCGCCCCACCGGCGTAGCAGGCACGTTTTACCCTGCTGACCCTCAGAGCGTGGAAATGCAACTGGATGAACTGTTTCGCGATGAAGCAGAACCTCAGACGTGGGCTGCAGCCATGGTGCCTCATGCAGGCTGGAAGTACTCCGGCAAGATCGCTGCTGAGGTTCTACAGCGAATCAAACTGCCATCCACGATCATTGTAATCGGCCCCAAGCACACGCGGGAGGGCGTGGAATGGGCGGTGGCCCCTCACAAGGTCTGGCAACTGCCTAATGGAAACCTCGAAGCAGACGTCACTCTCGCACGCCGACTGGCTGAGGAGATCCCCGGGCTGGAACTCGATGCCGCTGCACATCGGAGTGAGCATGCCATCGAAGTCGAACTCCCCTTGATCAAACGTCTGGCTCCCGATTCCCACGTCGTCGGCATCGCCATCGGCGGAGGAAACCTGCAGCAATGCGACGCTTTCGCAGCGGGGCTGGCACGGGTCATCGAACAATTGGACGAACCGCCTCTATTGCTGATCTCCAGCGATATGAATCACTTTGCCACGGATGCCGAAAACCGACGACTGGATCAACTGGCCCTGGAAAAGATGGACGCCCTTGATCCTGATGGTCTGCTGGAAACGGTGCGGGCACAGCATATTTCCATGTGTGGTGTGCTGCCCGCTGTGATTGTGATGAAGACCCTTCAGAAAATGGGCAAACTGAGTCAGGTAGAGCGAGTGGGCTATGCAACTTCGGGCGATGTGACCGGCGATCGATCGCGGGTCGTCGGTTATGCAGGCCTCTTGATCAACTGA
- a CDS encoding fumarylacetoacetate hydrolase family protein — MKLAKVLLSNGERHVAIVEANGVQLLDLSQVDNIHRLSDILHSADPVGLAKFLIDKELPPVPFNQLEFLAPVDYQEVWAAGVTYKRSQVARMEESETAASHYDQVYTADRPELFFKATPNRVCGPNQPVRVRFDSQWSVPEPELALIVSPDQKLVGYTVGNDMSARDIEGENPLYLPQAKFYKQCCGLGPCVLLHEGPLDREATRIILTIERDGEEVFRGDTSVAEMARGLEDLISWLVKENDFPSGAILLTGTGIVPPDEFTLEDRDIVSIEITGIGTLINPVVKDSAP, encoded by the coding sequence ATGAAGCTCGCGAAAGTGCTATTGTCAAACGGGGAACGTCATGTCGCCATCGTGGAAGCAAACGGAGTGCAGCTGCTGGATCTGTCACAGGTCGACAACATCCACCGTCTGTCGGACATCCTGCATTCCGCCGATCCGGTCGGACTGGCCAAATTCCTGATCGACAAAGAGCTGCCGCCCGTCCCCTTCAATCAGCTGGAGTTCCTCGCCCCCGTTGATTACCAGGAAGTCTGGGCCGCCGGGGTGACCTACAAGCGCAGCCAGGTGGCGCGGATGGAAGAATCCGAAACAGCCGCTTCGCATTACGACCAGGTCTACACCGCAGATCGTCCCGAGCTCTTCTTCAAGGCAACTCCCAACCGGGTCTGTGGTCCGAATCAGCCGGTTCGTGTCCGCTTTGACAGTCAGTGGTCTGTGCCCGAACCAGAGCTGGCTCTGATCGTCTCTCCCGATCAGAAACTGGTGGGTTACACGGTGGGCAACGATATGTCCGCCCGTGACATCGAAGGCGAAAACCCGCTTTATCTGCCACAGGCGAAATTTTACAAACAGTGTTGCGGCCTGGGCCCCTGTGTCCTGCTGCACGAGGGCCCCCTGGATCGCGAAGCCACCAGGATCATTCTGACCATCGAACGGGACGGCGAAGAAGTCTTCCGCGGCGATACGTCCGTCGCAGAAATGGCCCGCGGACTGGAAGATCTCATCAGCTGGCTCGTGAAAGAGAATGATTTCCCCAGCGGTGCGATTCTGCTTACCGGAACCGGCATTGTTCCGCCGGACGAATTCACTCTCGAAGATCGGGACATCGTCTCCATCGAGATCACCGGTATCGGGACGCTGATCAATCCAGTTGTGAAAGATTCAGCTCCTTAG
- a CDS encoding carbohydrate kinase family protein encodes MKYDVVGLGTVVVDHLVLLAQHPPQDAKTNIISDAYQVGGPVPTAQVVLSRLGKQCAFVGSWGDDQYGPLIAQDLATEQLNLDASRLLPGTRSGYAQVWIDEQASTRTIACYRPEHWLQPEDLDRQIIQQARFLHLDGWPQETCLQAAQIAREAGVTVCLDAGSLKPGMETLIPYLNVMNCPRRFLSEYLQTDDVLAGGRVLLDQGPELVTVTDGVRGAWLFSQEGCLHCAALPVLSLDTTGAGDVFSGALLYGLLEDWPRERVLKFACVTAALKCERLGNRDALPSLAEIEAVLQTKELNLSQLD; translated from the coding sequence ATGAAATATGATGTCGTCGGTCTGGGAACCGTTGTGGTGGACCACCTGGTCCTGCTGGCACAACACCCACCCCAGGATGCGAAAACCAACATTATCAGCGACGCCTACCAGGTAGGCGGACCGGTGCCGACGGCGCAGGTTGTGCTCAGTCGCCTGGGAAAACAGTGCGCTTTTGTTGGCAGTTGGGGCGACGATCAATACGGGCCCCTGATAGCGCAGGACCTGGCAACAGAGCAGCTGAACCTCGATGCCAGCCGTCTGCTCCCCGGGACCCGCTCGGGATATGCCCAGGTCTGGATCGACGAACAGGCAAGCACGCGGACGATCGCCTGCTATCGTCCCGAACACTGGTTGCAACCGGAAGATCTGGATCGACAAATCATTCAGCAGGCCCGCTTCCTGCACCTGGATGGCTGGCCTCAGGAAACGTGTCTGCAAGCAGCGCAGATCGCCCGGGAAGCCGGCGTGACCGTCTGTCTCGATGCCGGTTCACTCAAGCCGGGGATGGAGACACTGATCCCTTACCTGAATGTCATGAACTGCCCCCGTCGGTTTCTCAGCGAGTATCTGCAGACCGACGATGTGCTGGCAGGTGGCAGAGTACTGCTGGACCAGGGACCGGAGCTGGTCACCGTGACCGATGGAGTACGCGGCGCGTGGTTATTCAGTCAGGAAGGCTGTCTGCACTGCGCGGCACTCCCCGTGCTTTCTCTGGATACCACGGGGGCCGGCGATGTCTTCAGCGGTGCCCTGCTCTATGGCTTGCTTGAGGACTGGCCGCGGGAGCGGGTGCTGAAGTTCGCCTGTGTCACCGCAGCGTTGAAATGCGAACGCCTGGGCAATCGGGATGCACTGCCGTCCCTCGCGGAAATCGAAGCCGTCCTGCAGACTAAGGAGCTGAATCTTTCACAACTGGATTGA
- a CDS encoding HisA/HisF-related TIM barrel protein produces MKIIPVLDILNQTVVRGVAGERDLYQPLQSNLTDSSDPLDLARAIRAEFGLSEFYVADLDAIIHQRQNLELYQGLLAEGFTFLLDCGLRTTADCAALQEYPGINIVAGLETLAGPEELATLADQWGSERTVFSLDLKQGKPVVSVAAGNLFAELTNPLDVAELSREQGVMQMILLDLAQVGTSQGTGTEELCQTLHARYPELTLITGGGIRNAAELQAQAALGAAGVLVASALHDGRLGRDVVLSLS; encoded by the coding sequence ATGAAAATCATTCCGGTACTGGACATTCTGAATCAAACCGTGGTGCGGGGGGTGGCTGGGGAACGCGATCTGTATCAACCCCTCCAGAGCAATCTGACTGACTCCAGTGATCCACTCGATCTGGCCCGCGCGATTCGCGCTGAATTTGGCCTCAGTGAATTCTATGTAGCCGACCTCGATGCCATCATCCACCAGCGGCAGAATCTTGAGTTGTACCAGGGCCTGCTTGCCGAGGGTTTTACATTCCTGCTCGATTGCGGTCTGCGCACTACAGCGGACTGTGCAGCTTTGCAGGAATATCCGGGCATCAACATCGTGGCTGGCCTGGAGACGCTGGCAGGACCTGAAGAACTGGCGACACTCGCTGATCAGTGGGGGAGTGAGAGAACGGTCTTCAGTCTCGACCTGAAACAGGGAAAGCCTGTAGTCAGTGTTGCTGCTGGGAACCTGTTTGCGGAGCTTACGAATCCTCTCGATGTGGCAGAGCTGTCGCGGGAGCAGGGCGTTATGCAGATGATCCTGCTCGATCTGGCACAGGTCGGCACCAGTCAGGGGACCGGCACCGAAGAGTTGTGTCAGACGTTACACGCACGATATCCCGAGTTGACGCTGATCACTGGAGGAGGGATTCGCAACGCAGCAGAGCTCCAGGCTCAGGCGGCACTCGGGGCCGCGGGTGTGCTTGTCGCCTCTGCCTTGCATGACGGACGACTGGGGAGAGACGTGGTGCTCTCCCTGTCGTGA